The proteins below are encoded in one region of Nocardioides marmorisolisilvae:
- a CDS encoding DUF5361 domain-containing protein, protein MARGLGVDRGGIASLRRLIAEHKEALEYDLIRLGLRLDWLGTPELSWRDLLVLVRQAPESSAIRRALLGDSAGWGLPEHLLARLSDQVANLVWLQTEDGAKGVNRPVPLPRPGVEPVADESRMGGRAVDLIDMAEWLAKRNPNQHRREGGPS, encoded by the coding sequence GTGGCGCGAGGACTCGGAGTTGACCGAGGGGGAATCGCAAGCCTCCGACGGCTGATCGCCGAGCACAAGGAGGCGCTCGAGTACGACCTGATCCGTCTCGGCCTGCGGCTGGACTGGCTCGGCACGCCGGAGCTGTCGTGGCGCGATCTGCTGGTGCTCGTCCGGCAGGCGCCTGAGTCCTCTGCGATTCGTCGGGCTCTGCTGGGCGATTCGGCCGGGTGGGGGCTGCCCGAGCACCTATTGGCGCGGCTCTCGGACCAGGTGGCGAACCTGGTGTGGCTGCAGACCGAGGACGGCGCCAAGGGTGTGAACCGTCCGGTTCCGCTCCCGCGTCCGGGAGTCGAGCCGGTCGCTGACGAGTCACGGATGGGCGGCCGGGCCGTCGATCTGATCGACATGGCCGAGTGGCTGGCCAAGCGAAACCCGAATCAGCACCGACGCGAAGGGGGCCCGTCTTGA
- a CDS encoding phage tail tube protein, whose translation MTNVLNNVVAGRPKSTGGAYRAPIGSVLPTDSTTALDAAFKSLGYIGDAGVTETIGRTTTTVKAWGNDIVKVLQTDFAVTYQVTLIESLSESVAQAVNGDANVVATAATTTAGNKLAISVNSAELEHSEWAFDIADLETSMRLVLPNAQVLTVGDVTYNDGAVVAYPVTIQAFPDASGNSAYKYSDDGQKTA comes from the coding sequence ATGACCAACGTGTTGAACAACGTCGTTGCCGGGCGGCCCAAGTCCACCGGTGGCGCGTACAGGGCCCCGATCGGCAGCGTGCTTCCAACCGACTCGACCACGGCGCTCGATGCGGCCTTCAAGTCGCTGGGCTACATCGGCGACGCCGGTGTCACCGAGACCATCGGCCGCACCACGACCACCGTCAAGGCGTGGGGCAACGACATCGTCAAGGTGCTGCAGACCGATTTCGCGGTCACCTACCAGGTGACCCTGATCGAGTCGCTGTCCGAGAGTGTCGCGCAGGCCGTCAACGGGGACGCGAACGTCGTCGCGACCGCCGCGACCACGACCGCCGGCAACAAGCTGGCCATCTCGGTCAACTCGGCCGAGCTCGAGCACAGCGAGTGGGCGTTCGACATCGCCGACCTCGAGACCTCGATGCGGCTGGTGCTCCCCAATGCCCAGGTGCTCACGGTCGGTGATGTGACCTACAACGACGGCGCCGTGGTGGCCTACCCGGTGACCATCCAGGCCTTCCCGGACGCCTCGGGGAACTCGGCCTACAAGTACAGCGACGACGGCCAGAAGACGGCCTAG
- a CDS encoding endonuclease/exonuclease/phosphatase family protein — protein sequence MRIIGWNVENTHAPDAVRREVAKLIAVHDPDVICLQETYHLHGHLDGLGYQVVQFRPRRGESERAETAILVRDGLRIKGRLAIRLRQHWRGPKAGKRHDGRVYRYVRVKVRRVVWKVGCVHQPFGQGPKAESIAAVQRWFDRARKGRPVAMVGDWNMTKHVVAARLHGVDVAGFGIDLAAVRNASVKATRLGKHGSDHHAIKYDLEEHQ from the coding sequence ATGCGCATCATCGGCTGGAACGTCGAGAACACCCACGCCCCGGACGCCGTGCGCCGCGAGGTCGCCAAGCTGATCGCCGTCCATGACCCGGACGTGATCTGCCTCCAGGAGACCTACCACCTGCACGGCCACCTCGACGGCCTCGGCTACCAGGTGGTCCAGTTCCGGCCGCGTCGTGGCGAGTCGGAGCGCGCGGAGACGGCGATCCTCGTGCGTGACGGGCTGCGGATCAAGGGCCGTCTGGCGATCCGGCTGCGGCAGCACTGGCGTGGTCCGAAGGCGGGGAAGCGGCACGACGGGCGGGTGTACCGCTACGTGCGGGTGAAGGTGCGCCGCGTCGTGTGGAAGGTCGGCTGCGTTCATCAGCCGTTCGGTCAGGGTCCGAAGGCCGAGAGCATCGCCGCCGTGCAGCGGTGGTTCGACCGTGCCCGCAAGGGGCGCCCGGTCGCGATGGTGGGCGACTGGAACATGACCAAGCACGTCGTCGCGGCTCGGTTGCACGGCGTGGACGTGGCCGGATTCGGGATCGACCTTGCCGCCGTGCGCAACGCGAGCGTGAAGGCCACCCGGCTGGGCAAGCACGGCAGCGACCACCACGCGATCAAGTACGACCTCGAGGAGCACCAGTGA
- a CDS encoding ATP-binding protein — translation MGEYGGCRSGDPWFHQCSRGHRAVLLTKRSLALPAEPPSVRLARAWVADVLTEVGRADLVHTAQLGVSELVTNAILHARPPLTISVRGTARHPRIEVLDHSPNALHPATLAAVTDDCPTTYGRGLALVAMNAAQWGSEADADGVGKRVWFEPAPEMHEGADLFDVYLGPPLDEPSVAVPPPEDSVSVVLLNLPARLFGELRRYHFELRRELRLLLFSDRDRFPIAAEITEIFSAADAERRAASGINRLDEAIERGRSTVDLEYAVPASTPHTMRRLQQVLEEVYRVFADEHLLAMAPREPLRELQHWYFNEFVRQGRGEAPRPWHGAVDHVEPARVYSVS, via the coding sequence ATGGGGGAATATGGTGGGTGCCGATCGGGGGATCCGTGGTTCCATCAATGCTCGAGAGGTCACAGGGCCGTGCTGCTGACGAAGAGGTCCCTGGCTCTGCCAGCGGAGCCGCCGTCGGTTCGCCTTGCGCGCGCGTGGGTGGCGGATGTGCTGACCGAGGTCGGGCGCGCTGACCTGGTCCACACCGCACAGCTCGGCGTCTCCGAGCTGGTCACCAACGCCATCCTGCACGCCCGGCCACCACTGACCATCTCGGTCCGCGGCACGGCCCGGCACCCACGCATCGAGGTGCTCGACCACAGCCCGAACGCATTGCACCCGGCCACCCTCGCAGCGGTCACCGACGACTGCCCGACGACGTACGGCCGCGGCCTCGCCCTGGTGGCGATGAACGCTGCACAGTGGGGCTCCGAGGCGGACGCCGACGGCGTCGGCAAGCGGGTCTGGTTCGAGCCGGCGCCGGAGATGCATGAGGGCGCCGACCTGTTCGACGTCTACCTCGGCCCCCCGCTCGATGAGCCCAGCGTCGCCGTCCCGCCACCCGAGGACTCCGTCTCGGTCGTGCTGCTGAACCTGCCGGCCCGGCTCTTCGGCGAGCTGCGTCGCTACCACTTCGAGCTGCGTCGCGAGCTGCGCCTGCTGCTGTTCTCCGACCGCGACCGGTTCCCGATCGCCGCCGAGATCACCGAGATCTTCAGTGCCGCGGACGCGGAGCGGCGTGCGGCGAGCGGCATCAACCGACTCGACGAGGCGATCGAGCGGGGCCGGTCCACGGTCGACCTTGAGTACGCCGTGCCTGCCAGCACGCCGCACACGATGCGACGGCTGCAGCAGGTCCTCGAGGAGGTCTACCGCGTCTTCGCTGACGAGCACCTGCTTGCGATGGCGCCGCGAGAGCCGCTCCGCGAGCTGCAGCACTGGTACTTCAACGAGTTCGTCCGCCAGGGCCGCGGGGAGGCACCCCGGCCGTGGCACGGCGCCGTGGACCACGTCGAGCCCGCTCGCGTCTACTCGGTGTCCTGA
- a CDS encoding DUF7620 family protein: MGRREAAQGAQEATASRERAERDLARTKAQTPDVAALAARLRGLREQNNFAAAIAATIGKDTR; encoded by the coding sequence GTGGGCCGCCGTGAGGCCGCCCAGGGCGCCCAGGAGGCCACGGCTTCGCGTGAGCGGGCCGAGCGTGACCTTGCCCGCACGAAGGCTCAGACCCCCGACGTCGCCGCCCTGGCGGCCCGTCTGCGTGGGCTGCGTGAGCAGAACAACTTCGCGGCCGCTATCGCCGCCACCATCGGGAAGGACACCCGGTAA
- a CDS encoding putative phage holin, protein MRTVALWIIVAAAPAATAVPIVYAATARWWRSLIGRAMMTSAVGLALLVDLSLIFHGWSGHLGVKEAIALVVYGIVACGAWLTLFALARTQVLQRREDRAAVEAGE, encoded by the coding sequence ATGCGCACCGTTGCCCTGTGGATCATCGTGGCTGCCGCACCTGCCGCCACCGCCGTCCCGATCGTGTACGCCGCGACTGCGCGTTGGTGGCGGTCCCTGATCGGGCGGGCGATGATGACGTCGGCTGTCGGGCTGGCGCTGCTGGTCGACCTGTCGCTGATCTTCCACGGCTGGTCGGGGCATCTGGGTGTCAAGGAGGCCATCGCGCTGGTGGTCTACGGGATCGTGGCGTGTGGTGCGTGGCTGACCTTGTTCGCGTTGGCGCGCACTCAGGTGCTGCAGCGGCGTGAGGACAGGGCCGCCGTCGAGGCGGGCGAGTGA